The Anthonomus grandis grandis chromosome 16, icAntGran1.3, whole genome shotgun sequence genome includes the window GTATAGGCCCTTAGTTACAGAAAAATGAGTCTATATTCCAGCGTTGTCACTTAATCCTAAGGACCTGAAATTATTCTTGAATAGAATTAAGTTCCTGTAATAGGTTCTTCTCAAGCAATCTAAATACTTGGCaagaatcattttttaataaattcaagcTCCTGGAATAAGTGTCTTATTACTTACATAAATAGTTAAGTACCTGAAAGTATCCCAAGAATCTAGACTAAGCTTATAGCTGACACAAAAGACTAAAATAGTTGTTTTATTGAATAAGGGCCTATATTAGGTCCTTAAGTAAACCAAGTCTAATGCTTTTTAGCTTTAAAGTGCCtctaaataaatgaaaaacctgtggtcactttttaattaattcaaactgtgaaaattaagcaaaattttagTATAGGCAGTTGGTTATAAAAAAATGAGTCTATATTCCAGCGTTTTCACTTAATCCTAAGGACCCGAAATTATTCTTGAATAGAATTAAGTTCCTGTAATAGGTTCTTCTCAAGCAGTCTAAATACTTGGCaagaatcattttttaataaattcaagcTCCTGGAATAAGTGTCTTATTACTTACATAAATAGTTAAGTACCTGAAAGTATCCCAAGAATCTAGACTAAGCTTATAGCTGACACAAAAGACTAAAATAGTTGTTTTACTGAATAAGTGCCTATATTAGGGCCTTAAGTAAACCAAGTCTAATGCTTTTTAGCTTTAAAGTGCCtctaaataagtaaaaaacctgtggtcactttttaattaattcaaactgtgaaaattaagcaaaattttagTATAGGCAGttggttataaaaaaattagtctatATTACAGCGTTTTCACTTAATCCTAAGGACCCGAAATTATTCTTGAATGGAATTAAGTTCCTGTAATAGGCCCTCCTCAAGTAATCCAAATATTTGGCAGgaatcattttctaataaatttaagctCCTGGAATAAGTGtcttattacttaaataaatatttaagtgctCAAAAGTAACCCAATAGCTTGGCTGAATTATTAAACTGAATTATTGAATTAGGTACCTATAATAGGTACGAGTGTGACAAATAAACTTTTAGCCTGGAATCACTTTctaattatttcaaaagtctggaataaatgttttattatctaTATACTTACTTAAGTCCCTTAAAGTTACCCAAGCGCTTGAACTAAGTTGACTCAAGAGTCTGAAATAGTTGCTTTATTAAACTAAGTGCCTATAAAAGGACCTCATGTAATTCAAGTGCCTGGCTAACTAGCTTTAAAGTAACCCTAAGTAAACCAAAAGTCTGCAATCACTTTCTAATTGATTGATGAATAGTTAAGTGCCTGGACTAAGTTGCCTTGAATAAGTCTTTAATTCTGTTGCTAAATAaagtttctttataatttttacatatgaGACATTTGTTGAGGTCCTCCTTTTTCTCCTAGGGTACTCTCACATGTTTCAagtttatatttctaaaaaattcagattgtggttttatttaatttcaaaaattatatgtatgtatattttcaatttaaaaaaaagtcactgTAATAGAGTCGTTCCTCGGCATTGTTCATCTACTAAATTATATGcgactttggaaattaattcaTTTTCCACATGAAGttctaacaattttttcttttgtttcagaATGTCAGCAGATTTTGGATTCTTCAAATACGAGTCTTCTTATGAGGACAGTTGTGATTCCGGATTGGAATTCTCCTCCTACAAATCAGAAACCACCGACCTGACAGAGGAACAAAGCGATTGCAACCTCTTCGATTTGGATGGTGAATTTAATACACCTAATAAACCGATACACCCTTCAACCATTAACGCTTCCCTTTATGAGAAATTTAACAGCGCATTTTACAGTGGTCTAAATGACATTAATCGCAGACCAAAATACCATAAAGAGGAGTGGGAATTTTCACCAAGCTGCAAGAGAAACCTCCTAAAGGATTTCGAAAGTGAGGCAAACATTTATAAATACCATGAGTCACTTAAAGATGGTCATAAGGAGGAAAAGCAAAAAAAGCGATACGCCACTGGACGTAACCGAGTATCCAGAGCCAAAAGCCCCACCCAAATAATGCGAATAAAAAGAGTAAGGAGACTGAAAGCTAACGATAGAGAAAGAAACCGAATGCATATGCTCAATGAAGCCTTGGATCGGCTACGGTGTGTGCTACCCACGTTTCCCGAAGACACAAAACTAACGAAGATAGAAACCTTAAGGTTTGCTCACAACTACATCCATGCCTTATCAGAAGCTGCCAAGGATATTGATAAGTACGCGGCACAAGACAATATAATCCTGAATGTAGGAAATATGACGGTTTCTATTAAGAAAGATGGTAACAGCATTAATCCAAATAATTCAGACACTAATCGTTCACATGCGTGTGTAATAAATGGAAGCATTAGTAACGCAAGTTTCATGCAGGATTACAATATGGGATATCCGATTAAAACTAGTGAGTATGCTGAGTGGAGTGATCATAACTACCAGAGGCCTATTCAGAACCAAACCGATTTGgtgccttataataataattttaatgcgGGGCCTTATGATCAATATAGTCAGTATTCTAGTCAAAACAATTATgggtataataataatgtcgCATACGATTGTAATGCTTATATGAAAGtgcaaacttaaaaattttttttgttgtaattattaaataatcacTTTAACTACTTGACTTTTGGGGgaaattttagatttatataaatttttacataatatttttatttatatataaaaaaacagtcaATTATGTTCATTCGATCTAGTCTCTACCAATTGTGATCTTAGAAAATCTATATAGGtatatatttttactgtataaattatattttttatgaatatatgaAACATTTTAAAGATGTCTTGGCTTTATTGTAAAAATCCACGTTTATATTCAAAATGTGTAAAAGCTTTGGTGCGTTTCAATATATATAGAAGAAGcatctaatttaaataacaaattgtagtcaaaaatatttatattatgcatttatgagagattttaaaaatactaaatatactaatttgaaaaaaaaatatcttaacagttTACGacttttttcaagttttttaggaatttaaagTAATTGTTTCAATCTTCGAGGCATTTTATTTCATTCTTGGATGGaaagtaattttattgtgtCTTCCAGTCGTTTCAAATACATTTTCTCGCCTTTCagacattttaagaaaatgtttattttatttccagcGTTTGATGCAAATTTCAGTACTTTTCGGcgaaataattttgatgcaattaGAAGCTGTAAAAATAACCACTTTTTTGGCA containing:
- the LOC126745809 gene encoding neurogenic differentiation factor 6, yielding MSADFGFFKYESSYEDSCDSGLEFSSYKSETTDLTEEQSDCNLFDLDGEFNTPNKPIHPSTINASLYEKFNSAFYSGLNDINRRPKYHKEEWEFSPSCKRNLLKDFESEANIYKYHESLKDGHKEEKQKKRYATGRNRVSRAKSPTQIMRIKRVRRLKANDRERNRMHMLNEALDRLRCVLPTFPEDTKLTKIETLRFAHNYIHALSEAAKDIDKYAAQDNIILNVGNMTVSIKKDGNSINPNNSDTNRSHACVINGSISNASFMQDYNMGYPIKTSEYAEWSDHNYQRPIQNQTDLVPYNNNFNAGPYDQYSQYSSQNNYGYNNNVAYDCNAYMKVQT